One window of Cygnus atratus isolate AKBS03 ecotype Queensland, Australia chromosome 17, CAtr_DNAZoo_HiC_assembly, whole genome shotgun sequence genomic DNA carries:
- the PISD gene encoding phosphatidylserine decarboxylase proenzyme, mitochondrial isoform X2: protein MAAALARRGAAALQRSSLLTSCNFLIHENLCVRTRVLWKQPPSRTFFSDRKKFHTAPVGQAFRLRPFHVLVATGGGYAGYRKYEDYKLEQLEKKGIELPVKLASEWEVALYKSVPTRLLSRAWGRLNQVELPTWLRKPVYSLYIWTFGVNMKEAAVEDLHHYRNLSEFFRRKLKPQARPVCCLHSVISPSDGKILNFGQVKNCEVEQVKGVTYSLESFLGPRISTEDLHFSEASPGNSFQQQLVTKEGNELYHCVIYLAPGDYHCFHSPTDWRVSHRRHFPGSLMSVNPGVARWIKELFCHNERVVLTGDWKHGFFSLTAVGATNVGSIRIYFDQDLHTNSPCYSKGSYNDFSFVSNNNKEGIPMRKGEHLGEFNLGSTIVLIFEAPKDFKFHLKAGQKIRFGEALGSL, encoded by the exons ATGGCGGCGGCCTTGGcacggcgcggcgcggccgcgCTGCAGCGGAGCAG TTTGCTGACTAGCTGTAACTTCCTCATACATGAGAACCTGTGCGTTAGAACTCGAGTCCTGTGGAAGCAGCCACCTTCTAGGACATTTTTCAGTG ACAGGAAGAAGTTTCATACTGCTCCGGTAGGACAAGCCTTCCGCCTGCGCCCCTTCCATGTTTTGGTGGCTACAGGTGGGGGATATGCAGGATACAGAAAATACGAGGATTACAAGTTGGAACAGCTAGAGAAGAAGGGCATAGAGCTGCCTGTGAAGCTTGCAAGCGAGTGGGAG GTTGCTCTGTACAAATCGGTACCAACTCGACTGCTCTCACGAGCATGGGGTCGCCTGAACCAGGTGGAGCTGCCTACATGGCTTCGGAAGCCTGTTTACAGCCTGTACATTTGGACATTTGGAGTAAACATGAAGGAGGCAGCTGTTGAAGATCTGCATCACTATAGAAACCTCAGTGAATTCTTTCGCAGGAAGCTGAAACCACAAGCACGGCCAGTCTGCTGTTTGCACAGTGTG atTAGTCCCTCTGACGGAAAGATCCTTAACTTTGGACAAGTAAAGAACTGTGAAGTGGAGCAAGTAAAAGGGGTTACTTATTCCCTGGAATCTTTCTTGGGACCTCGCATCAGCACAGAGGACTTGCATTTTAGTGAGG CCTCACCTGGTAACTCCTTTCAGCAACAGCTAGTCACAAAGGAGGGGAATGAGCTCTATCATTGTGTAATCTACCTTGCACCAGGGGACTACCACTGCTTCCACTCGCCCACTGACTGGAGAGTGTCACACCGACGTCATTTTCCAG GCTCTCTGATGTCTGTGAATCCTGGAGTTGCTCGCTGGATCAAGGAACTGTTCTGCCACAATGAACGGGTTGTCCTTACAGGTGACTGGAAACatggctttttctctttaacGGCTGTAGGAGCAACAAATGTGGGCTCTATCCGCATCTACTTTGACCAG GACCTGCATACCAACAGTCCCTGTTACTCAAAAGGTTCCTACAATGACTTCAGCTTCGTATCCAACAACAACAAGGAGGGAATACCCATGAGGAAAGGAGAACATTTAGGGGAATTTAATCTAGGCTCTACTATTGTACTCATCTTTGAGGCACCTAAGGACTTCAAATTCCACCTCAAAGCTGGACAGAAAATCCGCTTTGGAGAAGCCCTGGGCTCTCTATAG
- the PISD gene encoding phosphatidylserine decarboxylase proenzyme, mitochondrial isoform X1, with amino-acid sequence MVRCYKALSNPPPSCYNLRKVKIHVRRLRSGNGGSSSCAGDQHSQLDSPGPAGSAGGTPNRRTRFRLQFPQLALRRRLGQLSCMSRPALKLRSWPLTILYYLLPFGALKPLTRVGWRPVSRVALYKSVPTRLLSRAWGRLNQVELPTWLRKPVYSLYIWTFGVNMKEAAVEDLHHYRNLSEFFRRKLKPQARPVCCLHSVISPSDGKILNFGQVKNCEVEQVKGVTYSLESFLGPRISTEDLHFSEASPGNSFQQQLVTKEGNELYHCVIYLAPGDYHCFHSPTDWRVSHRRHFPGSLMSVNPGVARWIKELFCHNERVVLTGDWKHGFFSLTAVGATNVGSIRIYFDQDLHTNSPCYSKGSYNDFSFVSNNNKEGIPMRKGEHLGEFNLGSTIVLIFEAPKDFKFHLKAGQKIRFGEALGSL; translated from the exons ATGGTGAGATGCTATAAAGCTTTATCTAACCCTCCGCCCTCGTGCTACAACCTCCGCAAAGTTAAAATTCATGTCCGGAGGCTGCGTTCAGGGAacggtggcagcagcagctgtgccgGGGACCAGCACTCACAACTGGACAGTCCAGGCCCAGCTGGCTCTGCCGGTGGTACACCAAATAGGAGAACACGTTTCAG GTTGCAATTTCCCCAGCTGGCCCTGAGGCGAAGGTTGGGCCAGCTAAGCTGTATGTCTAGGCCTGCTCTGAAACTCCGTTCTTGGCCTCTGACTATTCTCTATTACCTTCTGCCTTTCGGTGCTCTTAAGCCCTTGACCAGAGTGGGATGGAGGCCTGTGAGCAGG GTTGCTCTGTACAAATCGGTACCAACTCGACTGCTCTCACGAGCATGGGGTCGCCTGAACCAGGTGGAGCTGCCTACATGGCTTCGGAAGCCTGTTTACAGCCTGTACATTTGGACATTTGGAGTAAACATGAAGGAGGCAGCTGTTGAAGATCTGCATCACTATAGAAACCTCAGTGAATTCTTTCGCAGGAAGCTGAAACCACAAGCACGGCCAGTCTGCTGTTTGCACAGTGTG atTAGTCCCTCTGACGGAAAGATCCTTAACTTTGGACAAGTAAAGAACTGTGAAGTGGAGCAAGTAAAAGGGGTTACTTATTCCCTGGAATCTTTCTTGGGACCTCGCATCAGCACAGAGGACTTGCATTTTAGTGAGG CCTCACCTGGTAACTCCTTTCAGCAACAGCTAGTCACAAAGGAGGGGAATGAGCTCTATCATTGTGTAATCTACCTTGCACCAGGGGACTACCACTGCTTCCACTCGCCCACTGACTGGAGAGTGTCACACCGACGTCATTTTCCAG GCTCTCTGATGTCTGTGAATCCTGGAGTTGCTCGCTGGATCAAGGAACTGTTCTGCCACAATGAACGGGTTGTCCTTACAGGTGACTGGAAACatggctttttctctttaacGGCTGTAGGAGCAACAAATGTGGGCTCTATCCGCATCTACTTTGACCAG GACCTGCATACCAACAGTCCCTGTTACTCAAAAGGTTCCTACAATGACTTCAGCTTCGTATCCAACAACAACAAGGAGGGAATACCCATGAGGAAAGGAGAACATTTAGGGGAATTTAATCTAGGCTCTACTATTGTACTCATCTTTGAGGCACCTAAGGACTTCAAATTCCACCTCAAAGCTGGACAGAAAATCCGCTTTGGAGAAGCCCTGGGCTCTCTATAG
- the PISD gene encoding phosphatidylserine decarboxylase proenzyme, mitochondrial isoform X3 gives MCQSNTLQGPDLHTGKWLQFPQLALRRRLGQLSCMSRPALKLRSWPLTILYYLLPFGALKPLTRVGWRPVSRVALYKSVPTRLLSRAWGRLNQVELPTWLRKPVYSLYIWTFGVNMKEAAVEDLHHYRNLSEFFRRKLKPQARPVCCLHSVISPSDGKILNFGQVKNCEVEQVKGVTYSLESFLGPRISTEDLHFSEASPGNSFQQQLVTKEGNELYHCVIYLAPGDYHCFHSPTDWRVSHRRHFPGSLMSVNPGVARWIKELFCHNERVVLTGDWKHGFFSLTAVGATNVGSIRIYFDQDLHTNSPCYSKGSYNDFSFVSNNNKEGIPMRKGEHLGEFNLGSTIVLIFEAPKDFKFHLKAGQKIRFGEALGSL, from the exons ATGTGTCAGTCAAACACCCTGCAGGGACCAGATCTGCATACAGGGAAATG GTTGCAATTTCCCCAGCTGGCCCTGAGGCGAAGGTTGGGCCAGCTAAGCTGTATGTCTAGGCCTGCTCTGAAACTCCGTTCTTGGCCTCTGACTATTCTCTATTACCTTCTGCCTTTCGGTGCTCTTAAGCCCTTGACCAGAGTGGGATGGAGGCCTGTGAGCAGG GTTGCTCTGTACAAATCGGTACCAACTCGACTGCTCTCACGAGCATGGGGTCGCCTGAACCAGGTGGAGCTGCCTACATGGCTTCGGAAGCCTGTTTACAGCCTGTACATTTGGACATTTGGAGTAAACATGAAGGAGGCAGCTGTTGAAGATCTGCATCACTATAGAAACCTCAGTGAATTCTTTCGCAGGAAGCTGAAACCACAAGCACGGCCAGTCTGCTGTTTGCACAGTGTG atTAGTCCCTCTGACGGAAAGATCCTTAACTTTGGACAAGTAAAGAACTGTGAAGTGGAGCAAGTAAAAGGGGTTACTTATTCCCTGGAATCTTTCTTGGGACCTCGCATCAGCACAGAGGACTTGCATTTTAGTGAGG CCTCACCTGGTAACTCCTTTCAGCAACAGCTAGTCACAAAGGAGGGGAATGAGCTCTATCATTGTGTAATCTACCTTGCACCAGGGGACTACCACTGCTTCCACTCGCCCACTGACTGGAGAGTGTCACACCGACGTCATTTTCCAG GCTCTCTGATGTCTGTGAATCCTGGAGTTGCTCGCTGGATCAAGGAACTGTTCTGCCACAATGAACGGGTTGTCCTTACAGGTGACTGGAAACatggctttttctctttaacGGCTGTAGGAGCAACAAATGTGGGCTCTATCCGCATCTACTTTGACCAG GACCTGCATACCAACAGTCCCTGTTACTCAAAAGGTTCCTACAATGACTTCAGCTTCGTATCCAACAACAACAAGGAGGGAATACCCATGAGGAAAGGAGAACATTTAGGGGAATTTAATCTAGGCTCTACTATTGTACTCATCTTTGAGGCACCTAAGGACTTCAAATTCCACCTCAAAGCTGGACAGAAAATCCGCTTTGGAGAAGCCCTGGGCTCTCTATAG